Proteins encoded within one genomic window of Callithrix jacchus isolate 240 chromosome 11, calJac240_pri, whole genome shotgun sequence:
- the TWIST1 gene encoding twist-related protein 1 codes for MMQDVSSSPVSPADDSLSNSEEEPDRQQPQSGKRGGRKRRSSRRSAGGGAGPGGAAGGGVGGGDEPGSPAQGKRGKKSAGCGGGGGSAGGGGGSSSGGGSPQSYEELQTQRVMANVRERQRTQSLNEAFAALRKIIPTLPSDKLSKIQTLKLAARYIDFLYQVLQSDELDSKMASCSYVAHERLSYAFSVWRMEGAWSMSASH; via the coding sequence ATGATGCAGGACGTGTCCAGCTCACCAGTCTCGCCGGCCGAcgacagcctgagcaacagcgaGGAAGAGCCAGACCGGCAGCAGCCGCAGAGCGGCAAGCGCGGGGGACGCAAGCGGCGCAGCAGCCGGCGCAGCGCGGGCGGCGGCGCGGGGCCCGGCGGGGCCGCGGGCGGGGGCGTCGGAGGCGGTGACGAACCGGGCAGCCCGGCCCAGGGCAAGCGCGGCAAGAAGTCTGcgggctgcggcggcggcggcggcagcgcgggcggcggcggcggcagcagcagcggcggcggGAGTCCCCAGTCGTACGAGGAGTTGCAGACGCAGCGGGTCATGGCCAATGTGCGGGAGCGCCAGCGCACTCAGTCGCTGAACGAGGCGTTCGCCGCGCTGCGGAAGATCATCCCCACGCTGCCCTCGGACAAGCTGAGCAAGATTCAGACCCTCAAGCTGGCGGCCAGGTACATCGACTTCCTCTACCAGGTCCTCCAGAGCGACGAGCTGGACTCCAAGATGGCAAGCTGCAGCTATGTGGCTCACGAGCGGCTCAGCTACGCCTTCTCGGTCTGGAGGATGGAGGGGGCCTGGTCCATGTCTGCGTCCCACTAG